DNA from Pseudomonadota bacterium:
TCCAAGGCTGTTTTAACTCGCTCACCATCCTTTTCTCGTTTGGTCCCTTCGGTAGATGGAAACAGCTTTTGTATATTCTTCAGTTTTTGTTGCAACATATTATGTAACTCTTTTTGTACAAGATCTCTATTTTGCTTTTTCTTCTCAATGCGAGCTTTGTCCAAATCTAAACGAGTTAGTGATTCAAGGTCGAGCTCTAAAGTAACCAAATAGTTCCACACCTCATCGGGCAATTTCCAATAATACCCTTCCTTCGCTTCTGAATATCTGCAATAACATCCCTTAGCATCCTCAACACACAATAAGTCGTATGGGGAAAATATTTTTTGCCATCCATTTTGATCCGAGCCTGTCTTAAACAATTTACATGCAACAAGAGCGGCCACCACGATTTTAAGGGAACGGATTCCAGACATAAAAAGAGCCGAAGATGTCCCTCCTTTTTCAGAACCGTAAGCTGTCAAAGCAATATATGAAATACTTGCTACTGGAACGGATCTGGAGTATTTGACACTGGATTCGTCGATATTTTCTGTCTTTATCGGTGGATAACTCGTTGACATCTTTTCTTGCGTCATTTTAAAAAGTTCTATCTCGTCAGAAATACGAAGGGTGTAATCTGTCGGCAACCGAACTGAGGGAAGAGGAACCAAAACCTGATATTTTAGAGGCCATAAAAGAAGATCTTCACAAATCATTTCTGTAAATTCTTTAATCAATGTTTCGTCCTTTAAAGCCTTGGATTTAAGAACAGGTTCAAGGTCTTCAAGCGATTGCATAATGGATAACAACCAACGATTGAA
Protein-coding regions in this window:
- a CDS encoding HEPN domain-containing protein — its product is MDNRPLSKKLNQNEKGILKNHIEQLIMSAKCGMVEVAKGKFLGKDPSFDPDILCKIRSFLESIDYIDEREIYDFFNRWLLSIMQSLEDLEPVLKSKALKDETLIKEFTEMICEDLLLWPLKYQVLVPLPSVRLPTDYTLRISDEIELFKMTQEKMSTSYPPIKTENIDESSVKYSRSVPVASISYIALTAYGSEKGGTSSALFMSGIRSLKIVVAALVACKLFKTGSDQNGWQKIFSPYDLLCVEDAKGCYCRYSEAKEGYYWKLPDEVWNYLVTLELDLESLTRLDLDKARIEKKKQNRDLVQKELHNMLQQKLKNIQKLFPSTEGTKREKDGERVKTALEWFFEGLMNPNKTFSFIQFAIALEALFGEENDNRRSGVTERLSNRFAYSIAKNPVERREVHDKIASIYEVRSTIVHTGKIALTESVYKDYNILKEYLMDGLSQEISLLI